A region of the Ptychodera flava strain L36383 chromosome 22, AS_Pfla_20210202, whole genome shotgun sequence genome:
TCTTTcattcagttttttctaaatcaCGGCATTTTCTTGATTGTGACATTGAGAATGTCagtaaaattcaatattttcagcTACCGTTGGTTATTTAGCACAGATCGTGTATTAAAGCTGATATCAAAGAGCGGTTGACCAATCAGCATTTATCAACCGCTGACGTCATGACGTACCGCCATGATTCAACTGTGACCTTACAGATGTTGACAATCTGATATGTGAATATTTGAAGTCCCCCCACATTACACGTTGTGATATAACTGGACTTATGAATTTTATTATTATGATACCCATGTCATATTATACCCATATCAtattttttagacttttttatTCCTAGCTCGCCTGTGTATGTGTGGTAATGGAATGTCAGTTGTCTCCCAATCACTGTACCTTTGCGTTGTTGTATTTGGCGTGAAAATACACTCTCATTGGCGAGTACAATTCTTCAGTTGCGTCCGCTATCATGTCAACTTTTGCTTTTTCCAGATTTGTTTTTCCAGCAAAGCCTGTAGTAAAGCATATCACGTAGGTTACatgataattttgtttcttttaattcAGCATACGTTAATAAATTCACGACTTATGATGAAATAATTGACCTGTTATTCTCATAGATTCCATATTATTAAATGGTTCTATGAAAGTCAAAGCTattgtaagaaatttgaaacgTTACTTTGATATCAtcactttcaaaaaaaaagtgATTTAATTACCAAGGCGTCGGACATCATTAAGTTGCAGTGACGTGATATAACACTTTCAAGTTGCCGTATAGACAAAGCAATTTCAGGCAACCGAGAAAACCACGTTATAACCAGTAACCAGAACCTATAGCGTACCTGTATGTTAGAAATGTGTCAGTCTGCTGTTACAACACTGAACCTAAGTTTGTAAAGCATAAACCAATATAAGGCCAAAAACCAAACAATCTTCATCACTTATTTCCTAAGTAGGATAGCTAAACGAGATTGTACTTTTTTCAGGAATCTCTTTATTTCTCCAATACTTAATAACAACTAAATACAGTTTGTATCTCGAGAGACGTTAAATACTTAAAATGTATTTCCTGAGCAACGCCGGTGAAACAACTGGAACTCGTTCGCTAAACAAGCATCTAGACGATTTACGTAAAGACCTATTTGCAGTCCCTTCAAAACAATAGAAACTGCGATTCAAGGGAACAAATTATTGTTCACCTTGCCTAAAAATTTTGATGGTCTGAGGGTAAATGGTTCTCACACTATTCTTCGTGGCATTAATAGTTGTAATTCTTGGCGGTCATGAATTTGAAAGAAACTTAAACGACCAGAAATTTGTTTCAGATTTAGTGCCCATTAAGTTAAGTTAGCAGTTACCAGAGTTGCTTGTTAAGATCAGAAGCAGTGAAAGTGTTGACTCTTACCAAATTCATTGGCAAGGTAACGAGCTATGGCGTGGCTTTGGGCTAAAACAACACCGCCCTCTATTTCCAGAACTGGAAGTTGCTGGAACGGAAACGCTGAAAAACAATCACAGATTGGCATTAATCATGATGACCAAAAGGAAGGCAGCAATTGTTAATCAGTAGGAAAGACACTTCTCGGTGGTATTATGTTAGGAAAGCAAGAAATGCTGGAATATTGTACaaactttttaaataaataaataaataaataaataaataaataaataaataaataaataaataaataattgatataaataaataaataaataattgatataaataaaaaCTAATTCTTATCAATGCGTTAAAAATCTAAATACACTTTACAAACACTCACTACACTCTACAAACACAAGCAAATCTATTAtacatgataaaaatatcagcaattAAATAGTAAAAAGgaaacttttaaattttaatatgataCGTCTGttagtgtatacatgtatataaaattaAGTTATTGTAAAACACTTCGTATTAGCTGCATACCTTTTTAGCGAAGTGGGTATTTTAAGTGCTTGGTTCTTAATTTATCTAAAACACTTTGAGCATAATGCTAATGTAGGGAAATGTTTGAATTACCTAACATGACATGTTGAAAAGTGGTTTGAAACTTTAAAGGATGCCAGTCTGCTTCGTCAGATGGTGCTTAGCCCCGAAAGTGTTTTAAGAGGTAATGGTATATGTGATACATCTATCTACCtatatatatctgtctgtctatccttCCGTCCGTCCGCCCGTCAATCCGcacgtccatccatccatctatctatctattcgcCTATATGTCTACATGCAGAGGCTTGTATATTCATACAACAGTAACTACAGCAGCAATAGATACTCGCCTTGATTACTTTTTGGTGTTGATTTGTAATTTAGTGCAGCAACATGAATGATCCTAGTTTTTTATATGACTTTACAGTTGTTTGTTGCTATTAAGGTAACTTCCTTCTAATTGTAACAATTAAGTGATCTGTGCGTTAGACTACATAAGTGTATACCACTCCTGTAGTCGGAAGTCACCATTTATTTGCAGTTTCCATGACCCTTGAACTCTAGGGTGTAAACGCTGACACATAAAGAAATGCGTAGTATATAAGTCAAGCTGGTTCGTCTCATTGAGACAAATTTTGCAAGTCAACTGACCATTTGATTCCGCAAATGTACAGGCTGGTGGAGTCTCATACTGTTTTCACCTCAACAGCAGAACTGTTTAACACACAGAGTCGTATAGATTACACAATGGAAACACCTACATTTGTTCACAACTGCCCATTCTTGCTCGAATGGCGACACAGCCAGTCTTTCGTCTTCATACTGGACACCAGCAGCCGCAAAGATTAATCTAATCACCTCTGCACGAGCGTTGAAGTTAAAATAAGTCAACTTGTATTTGTATGTGGACATGTTAGGTTGATATTTCAGCAGTGGTTAACGTTTCCTGTGTGGTAGAAGTAATGGTCCTCTGCAAATGTAGGCAAAAAGTGGATGAATTTGATTTGCTTTGAGTCTGTAATATTCCTAATAAAATGCGTACTTTGTTTCTTCTCCTATATCTCTGTACATCATATCCCTTGATTACGTATTCAACTCTGCTGTAATCTGCCCGTCAACACTGCCCGATATCTTGATCTTATCAGCGCACGACGTCGGCCTGTCAACGTCGCATGAGAGGTTAAAGtagtaaggggagaaccattttatttctgggggggtatggaggaagcaatttttttcctgtcagagtgacagcaattttttttctactgtcagacctgcatcatttttttttcaaatggagtagcagtgcaattttttttattggtcatcaagtttgtaatgcgttgtatataagggagtcgtcattatttacggcctgaaactccgaaatttcgagtgaccccccccccctcgccaaccatgatgaatttgagtaacctccctctctaactctgaaattttgactgatccccccacttagaaaagttaaataccaatacatgtaattgtaaaatttacaaaatacagcaacactaaagacctttcaaatcctgatgtaccctgctagactatcatcagttatctcatgatggttcaaaaaaggtgaacccatcaaaatgaaattcaaggtcacaataaaataaagatataaaagctcacgcagtatctaaccatatagtatattgtttaatttggattggtattatgacagggttttcactaggatatctgaccgggcagaatttgaaagtacagggggagaacacgcgagaggcttagggggaaagtgtcacaggggctttcccctatcttgcatggaaatttttaagatattgatgtgtgcaatggtgcagtctggtgcaatctgagaggtgttttttatttttttactaaatggAACTGTTAGAAAAGGGGAGAGCACGACAGAGGGGTTCCCCCTCTgctattggaaattttgagaaattgatgtgtttaatggtgcaatcttagaggagtttcagtttattttgcactcagtaaaactgtttgaaaatgacattgaacactgatatttttacattttttgcatgatcagtgttttagtcacaatattcaacaaccaaacaatgacaatacaatttgtgaaaaacagttctgtttgccagagactgaagacaaatgaatatacaggaacggaaaatctgtgaccttcttgtgtcatttctccagctgccagcttctaatgaaaagcctgaatatggtatgtttaactgtcaaaatggtcattgaactgaggtaaattaaaacatgtttctgtgataataaaggatgaattcacaacagctAGTTAAGTTTTGTCCTatatcctgtgaaaattttgagaaattgatgtgcgccacggtgcagtgtagtgcaatccgagaggtattttcaatttgtcttttaccagtaaaactgttagaagacccaaggggggagagcacgagagggggtccccccctctcgcattgaaaattttgagaaatggatgtgtgcaatggtgcaatctgagatgtttcaatttatttcgcacaaaaaattgagtaaccccgtcccctcttcctctccacattttgagtaacgccccctgaagttttcaatttttttagtgaccccctcccccctcacattcctccgaatacatggcgagacaccggtgaatcgatagtgttttgaccctggtcatgtgatctcagtccccggtaaaccggtttgttgattgagtgattcgtcttaacggtgtttaaGAACCAagaatggggttccttcatcagtcgctctcttgttttgtatcccctccgcttggttgtgtgattattaagtcatcttcgtcctcaaagaggagaagccagattagttattgagagagttcgcCACTATTGacggactctatagtgagcgatccggtgtgtggtgtcatattataattaacatgaccaagcatcgatgtaagttctcagggaagatgttatcttttgtggtcagagaaacaaggctcacacattgtatttcattatatttgttgttcctcaatttttcattgtcaacttgtacatctttctaacatatttctattgagagaataatatattggttttaacactagtttatcgactcctgtcttgtgttttaaattttcacaatttacagaagtcaaatagtcccctttagatagtgcctatgccattgagatattgcaacagaaatcctaaaatatgatttcttgggtcagaaaagggaaggaaaacattgagtgtactgaggtgtaaagtagacctatgtagtgcatgcttatatcataagtgctgggaaaaaacatagaattgcttgtggtaaaaacatttgcgccgcctatggaggcgcgccggcaaagaatacatgagaataaggtttccaaattttgctaatttctggtgcattgtgacaatttttttttcacttctgtctgttatgacaatttttttttctcaggccatgacaggatcaattttttttacttctatctcacctggtgacaatttttttttctcaaaatcctccatacccctccccagaaatcaaatggttctcccctaaacaGAGAAGAAGTCTTTTACCACTGTTTTCTTGGAGTATGTCGTGTGAAGATACAATCCCTTAAAAACAGGTAAACACGATGGACCACTGCGAAGGCAGTGTTTGTGGCCTAATTACGGCAGTGAGTGGCCAACTGATTGTGGTTGCGAAGTGTTAATTACATGTAAGTGGTGTAGTTATTTGATGTAAAAACTATAGACTGAAAACGGGCAATGTTAAAAGCACAGCATATTCTCCCGTTTCTCCCCTGCTTGACCCAGAGCTAAAACCTACCCgtataaattcaaaatgactgcgcTGATATTCTGACATCGGGGTCATAACACAATGAAAACGTGCATATTGATAAAGCACACTTTGACATTTGGTATGACCATAAAAGTCTGCAGGTATTATAAATGCCCTACTTCTTTGAAGCAAGAAACGCAATAACATGCAGATTTTTTCCCCATTGGAAAGAATAAATATCCCGTTGCTAGAAAAATAAGTACAACTGTATTCTGTATAGCTGAAGACACACTTCTTgagaatttttacaaaaatgctatcgcCTGGGAAATGAGAAGAATAGTGTGCTTTCAAGTGAGTTTGAAAGATTATGAAACAATCCTTTAAACAACGTAAATTTGTCAATATTTGGAATACATATCAGACTTCACTGTGGAATTACCTATGGTACACTATCACATGGATCATGGGATACCTCTTGAACCGTGAAATGTTAGCGTGTGTTTTCAGCTACATATATCCAGTGAAGGAGAGGGGCAGACAAGAGTTAAAGAAGATTTAAACTATAAACCAGTGTCACAGATCCAAGGGATTGGTAGAAGAGGGAACTACTGCCCTCCCCTTGGCTCCATCATGATACCATTTAGTATAAAAGTACCAGTGTATGTGGCAATACGAAATTACACTGACATTTTGTGACTTTGCCAAGCTTCAACACAGGAAGCGCTATTCATACTACCTCCTCATTACTTACTTTTTGAACATCCCCCGTATTACTTCATTTCGAGAACATCTTGCTCCAGTTTTCATCCTGACCATATAGCATCTCCCCCGCTTTCCCTTTATCCTCGACTTACCCTACGTACACGTATAAACACTTCGTCATACATATTTAAAGGGGGGTAGTCCTGAGCGTCTCTGCGACTTTTTTGTAGATAAACAAACTgaatttataaaatgaatatCGACGCTTATCCGACCTAAAATAGTCTGATATAATAAAAgcgattttgtcaaaaaagaggGAACAATCATCATTAGGAACATATCCAAGTAATAAAATCCTGTCACCAAAACGCTGGAAAGCAGTAACTTGGGATCAGAAAGAAAATTACCGATCTCCTAGAAAGTtatcatgaaaaattgtttaaatgaCAAATACTTTTGTTTTCCCATGCATGCCACGGAGT
Encoded here:
- the LOC139122965 gene encoding S-crystallin SL11-like yields the protein MSTYKYKLTYFNFNARAEVIRLIFAAAGVQYEDERLAVSPFEQEWAVVNKSFPFQQLPVLEIEGGVVLAQSHAIARYLANEFGFAGKTNLEKAKVDMIADATEELYSPMRVYFHAKYNNAKHLQAAFDDIFVKLPHGMSNLERLLTKNNGGDGFFVGDSLTWADLKFFGRIGNNIQRLNPEFLKQYPKLNTLCDRVAAIPRIKEWIEKRPEVQF